A genomic stretch from Mycobacterium cookii includes:
- the hypB gene encoding hydrogenase nickel incorporation protein HypB, whose translation MGRFHRHDDGTTHTHDHGDHPHDHGDHSGYHTGTQRIDVLEAIFAENDVRADYNRKAFNDNGVRAINLMSSPGSGKTTVLQATLDEFAGDIGLGVIEGDIATDLDAAKLGGRGAQISLLNTGNGFGGECHLDAPMVNRALQGLDLADLDLVIIENVGNLVCPAEFDVGEHAKAMVYSVTEGDDKPLKYPVMFRAVDVVLLNKIDLVPYLDADVDSYIARVREVNATTKILPISARTGVGMTEWFDWLRQFMARAAT comes from the coding sequence ATGGGTAGATTCCATCGGCACGACGACGGCACGACGCATACCCACGATCACGGCGATCACCCTCATGACCACGGCGATCACAGCGGCTACCACACCGGCACCCAGCGCATCGACGTGCTCGAGGCGATCTTCGCCGAGAACGACGTTCGCGCCGATTACAACCGAAAAGCATTCAACGACAACGGCGTTCGGGCAATCAACCTGATGAGTTCACCAGGTTCCGGTAAGACGACCGTGCTGCAAGCCACGCTCGACGAATTCGCCGGCGACATCGGCCTCGGGGTGATCGAGGGCGACATCGCCACCGACCTCGATGCCGCCAAGCTCGGCGGCAGAGGCGCCCAGATATCCCTGCTGAACACCGGTAACGGATTCGGCGGCGAATGTCACCTCGACGCACCCATGGTCAACCGCGCGCTGCAAGGACTGGATCTGGCCGACCTCGACCTGGTGATCATCGAAAACGTCGGAAACCTGGTGTGCCCGGCCGAGTTTGACGTCGGTGAACATGCCAAAGCGATGGTGTATTCGGTCACCGAAGGTGACGACAAACCGCTGAAATACCCGGTGATGTTCCGCGCGGTCGACGTGGTGCTGCTCAACAAAATCGACCTGGTGCCGTATCTGGATGCCGACGTCGACTCGTACATCGCCCGGGTGCGTGAGGTGAATGCGACGACGAAGATTTTGCCAATCAGTGCCCGCACCGGTGTCGGCATGACCGAGTGGTTCGACTGGCTGCGCCAGTTCATGGCACGCGCAGCGACCTGA
- a CDS encoding alpha/beta hydrolase, with protein sequence MIGWQPDVLPGYWQLNMPLGDDPDGEGAIDATLLRRGSADGAGGADHAVLAVHGYTDYFFHTALADHFDSRGIAFYALDLRKCGRSSREGQTPHFTTDLARYDTELERALQIIGQETGSARVLVYGHSAGGLIVSLWLDRMRRRGTIASMGVAGLVLNSPFLDLPGPMALRWTATAAVIGTVAWFGDKRVARSPNEGGGGYGASLHRDYHGEFDYNLQWKPLGGFPITFGWLSAVRRGQARLHRGLDVGVPNLILRSDRSVTESEDAVALQCGDAVLDVKHIARWAGCIGNRTTIVPVADAKHDVFLSMPQPRKVAYQQLDTWLDDYLGAASDVASQNG encoded by the coding sequence GTGATTGGCTGGCAGCCCGACGTCCTGCCCGGCTACTGGCAACTCAACATGCCGCTGGGCGACGACCCCGACGGCGAGGGCGCCATCGACGCCACGCTGTTGCGCCGCGGCAGTGCTGATGGCGCCGGAGGCGCCGACCACGCCGTCCTGGCCGTGCACGGCTACACCGATTACTTCTTCCACACGGCGCTGGCCGATCACTTCGACAGCCGCGGGATCGCCTTTTACGCGCTGGACCTACGCAAATGCGGGCGCTCGTCGCGCGAGGGGCAGACTCCGCATTTCACCACTGATCTGGCGCGCTACGACACCGAGCTCGAACGCGCACTACAGATCATCGGTCAGGAGACCGGTTCGGCACGGGTGCTGGTGTACGGCCATTCCGCCGGTGGGCTGATCGTCTCGCTATGGCTGGACCGGATGCGCCGCCGCGGCACTATCGCGAGCATGGGCGTGGCCGGTCTGGTGCTGAACAGCCCCTTCCTGGATCTGCCCGGCCCGATGGCGCTGCGGTGGACGGCGACCGCTGCGGTGATCGGCACGGTCGCCTGGTTCGGCGACAAACGAGTCGCCCGCTCCCCCAACGAGGGTGGCGGTGGCTACGGCGCCAGCCTGCACCGCGACTACCACGGCGAGTTCGACTACAACCTGCAGTGGAAACCGTTGGGCGGCTTCCCCATAACGTTCGGTTGGCTGTCAGCGGTGCGACGCGGGCAGGCACGGCTGCATCGCGGCCTCGACGTGGGCGTGCCCAACCTGATCCTGCGTTCAGATCGCAGCGTGACCGAGTCCGAAGACGCCGTTGCCCTGCAATGCGGTGACGCGGTGCTCGACGTCAAGCACATCGCGCGGTGGGCCGGTTGCATCGGCAACCGCACCACCATCGTTCCGGTAGCCGACGCCAAGCACGATGTGTTCTTGTCGATGCCGCAACCGCGGAAGGTCGCCTATCAGCAGCTAGATACCTGGCTGGACGACTACCTCGGCGCGGCTTCCGACGTCGCATCCCAAAACGGCTGA
- a CDS encoding DUF6400 family protein, which produces MTFAYDLTLDEARRRAAVLEAIGPDWDPVAVLAEEQRASAMLYSNLDDEQQKIYDELVAAGVLPDQVAGRVSD; this is translated from the coding sequence TTGACATTCGCGTACGACCTCACCCTTGACGAAGCGCGCCGGCGTGCCGCCGTCCTCGAGGCGATCGGACCGGACTGGGACCCGGTGGCGGTGCTGGCCGAGGAGCAGCGCGCATCCGCGATGCTCTACTCCAACCTCGACGACGAACAGCAGAAGATCTACGACGAGCTGGTGGCTGCCGGGGTGCTTCCAGACCAGGTGGCGGGCCGTGTTTCCGATTGA
- a CDS encoding DUF5947 family protein: MSTPYDVLTRITGNRRAPQPMGERCEMCSEAIAEEHQHVVNVAARQLMCVCRGCYLLFTDSHAQLRYRAVPDRYLSFPDFALDRLSWEGLQIPVGLAFFFRNSALDRTVAFYPGPAGATESELDLAAWNAISAADPRVGLLTDDVEALLVRVSPDEQPVCFLVPIDACYEFVGGLRMLWRGFDGGQDAREYIDNFFAALAERSEERRL, from the coding sequence ATGAGCACCCCGTACGACGTCCTGACCCGCATCACCGGCAATCGGCGCGCGCCGCAACCGATGGGTGAACGATGCGAAATGTGTTCCGAGGCCATCGCCGAAGAGCACCAGCATGTGGTGAATGTGGCTGCACGACAACTCATGTGCGTGTGTCGGGGCTGCTATCTGTTGTTCACCGACAGCCACGCGCAGCTGCGCTACCGCGCGGTTCCGGACCGCTACCTGTCTTTTCCCGACTTCGCGCTGGATCGACTCAGCTGGGAAGGGCTGCAGATCCCGGTCGGCCTGGCCTTCTTCTTTCGCAACTCGGCGCTGGATCGCACGGTCGCGTTCTACCCGGGGCCGGCAGGGGCAACCGAATCCGAACTGGACCTCGCGGCCTGGAACGCGATCAGCGCGGCCGACCCTCGGGTAGGGCTGCTCACCGACGACGTCGAGGCGCTGCTGGTGCGAGTGAGCCCCGACGAACAACCCGTGTGCTTCCTGGTCCCGATCGACGCCTGCTACGAATTCGTCGGGGGGCTGCGGATGCTGTGGCGCGGCTTCGACGGAGGCCAGGACGCACGCGAATACATCGACAACTTCTTTGCCGCCCTGGCCGAACGCAGCGAGGAGCGGCGTCTATGA
- a CDS encoding HypC/HybG/HupF family hydrogenase formation chaperone, with translation MCLGIPGQVVEMVEGYEGQLALVDVAGQQRKVNVGMLPEETFAPGDWVIIHMGFVVDKTDRAGAEEAMAGLELMGSGRDDD, from the coding sequence ATGTGTCTGGGCATACCCGGCCAAGTCGTCGAGATGGTGGAGGGCTACGAAGGGCAACTCGCGCTCGTCGACGTCGCCGGGCAGCAGCGCAAAGTCAATGTCGGCATGCTGCCCGAGGAAACGTTCGCACCCGGTGACTGGGTGATCATCCACATGGGTTTCGTCGTCGACAAGACAGACCGAGCCGGTGCCGAGGAAGCGATGGCCGGTCTGGAGTTGATGGGTTCGGGTCGCGACGATGACTGA
- a CDS encoding NADH-quinone oxidoreductase subunit B family protein — MPTEAAVKAEETLIHVLWINAGLSCDGDSVALTAATQPSIEEIALGALPGLPKVAVHWPLIDFECGPTGGADDFLEWFFKADRGELEPFVLVVEGSIPNEAIKNEGYWCGFGNDPATGQPMTTSEWLDRLTPKATAVVAVGTCATYGGIHAMAGNPTGAMGVPDYLGWEWKSKAGIPIVCVPGCPIHPDNLSETLTYLLYMATGQAPMIPLDDALRPQWLFGNTVHEGCDRAGYYEQGDFATEYGSPKCIVKLGCWGPVVKCNVPKRGWINGIGGCPNVGGICIGCTMPGFPDKFMPFMDEPPGGKVSTTASGLYGSVIRSLRGITNRTLDKEPRWRHKGDTLTTGARRTW; from the coding sequence ATGCCAACGGAAGCAGCAGTCAAAGCAGAAGAAACCTTGATCCACGTGCTGTGGATCAATGCGGGCCTCAGTTGCGATGGCGATTCTGTGGCGCTGACTGCCGCCACCCAACCCAGTATCGAGGAGATTGCGCTGGGCGCACTCCCCGGTCTGCCCAAAGTCGCCGTGCACTGGCCGCTGATCGACTTCGAGTGCGGCCCCACCGGCGGGGCCGACGATTTCCTCGAGTGGTTCTTCAAGGCCGACCGCGGTGAGCTCGAGCCGTTCGTGCTCGTCGTGGAAGGTTCGATTCCCAACGAGGCGATCAAGAACGAGGGGTATTGGTGCGGTTTCGGGAACGACCCGGCCACCGGACAGCCGATGACGACCAGTGAGTGGCTCGACCGGCTCACCCCGAAAGCGACGGCGGTGGTCGCGGTGGGGACCTGCGCCACCTACGGCGGCATCCACGCGATGGCCGGTAACCCGACCGGCGCGATGGGCGTACCCGATTACCTCGGCTGGGAGTGGAAGAGCAAGGCCGGGATCCCGATCGTCTGCGTCCCGGGGTGCCCGATCCACCCCGACAACCTGTCGGAAACACTCACGTATCTGCTCTACATGGCCACCGGGCAAGCGCCGATGATCCCACTCGACGACGCGCTGCGCCCACAGTGGTTGTTCGGCAACACGGTGCACGAAGGGTGCGACCGGGCCGGCTACTACGAGCAGGGCGACTTCGCCACCGAGTACGGATCACCGAAATGCATTGTCAAACTTGGCTGCTGGGGCCCAGTCGTCAAATGCAACGTACCCAAGCGAGGCTGGATCAACGGCATCGGCGGCTGCCCGAACGTCGGTGGGATCTGCATCGGATGCACCATGCCCGGGTTCCCGGACAAGTTCATGCCGTTCATGGACGAGCCGCCGGGCGGCAAGGTCTCCACTACCGCATCGGGGCTGTACGGCTCGGTGATCCGCAGCCTGCGCGGCATTACCAACCGCACTCTGGACAAGGAGCCGCGCTGGCGGCACAAGGGCGACACACTCACGACCGGCGCACGCCGCACATGGTGA
- a CDS encoding NifU family protein, whose translation MADRPEELAGEAQWRSAGDRIQTLLDATSTGGAAARERAEQLVREVVDLYGAGLARVVSTIADQTDSGMLDRLVADDLVASLLLVHGLHPHDVHRRVGDALDQVRPYLGSHGGDVHLLDIVGETVRLEFAGSCQSCPSSAVTLELAVEDAIRAAAPEISSIELVTPDTTSAVIPADSLLAQLHSRGQPSGGAAWHPVPDLADLAPGEVGGFAVGGVVVLACRVGDELYAYRDHCPACDGSLAGAALHRRLAGGDPVLRCPRCRAHFDVVHAGAGLDDDAHHLDPIPLLLRDGVLSLAVPAEPMGASA comes from the coding sequence ATGGCTGATCGCCCTGAGGAGTTGGCGGGGGAAGCACAGTGGCGCTCGGCGGGTGATCGGATCCAGACGCTGTTGGACGCGACGTCGACCGGCGGGGCGGCGGCACGGGAGCGCGCCGAGCAGTTGGTCCGCGAAGTAGTCGACCTCTACGGGGCGGGTCTGGCCCGGGTCGTAAGCACCATCGCTGATCAGACCGACTCCGGCATGCTGGACCGTCTGGTCGCCGACGACTTGGTGGCCAGCCTGCTGCTCGTGCACGGCCTGCACCCGCACGACGTACATCGCCGGGTTGGCGATGCACTCGACCAGGTCCGGCCCTATCTGGGCTCGCATGGCGGCGATGTGCACCTGCTCGACATTGTCGGTGAGACCGTGCGACTGGAGTTCGCCGGCAGTTGTCAGAGCTGCCCGTCATCGGCGGTGACGCTGGAGCTTGCTGTCGAAGACGCGATTCGGGCCGCCGCGCCGGAGATTTCGTCGATCGAACTGGTCACGCCCGACACCACGTCGGCGGTGATCCCCGCGGATTCGCTGCTGGCTCAACTTCATTCCCGTGGGCAGCCCAGCGGCGGGGCCGCCTGGCACCCAGTGCCCGACCTGGCCGACCTGGCTCCCGGCGAAGTCGGCGGCTTCGCGGTCGGCGGCGTCGTGGTGCTGGCCTGCCGGGTCGGCGACGAGTTGTACGCCTACCGTGACCACTGCCCCGCCTGCGACGGATCGCTGGCGGGCGCGGCGCTGCACCGGCGACTCGCGGGTGGGGATCCGGTGCTGCGGTGTCCGCGCTGTCGCGCCCACTTCGACGTCGTGCACGCCGGGGCCGGGCTCGACGACGACGCGCATCACCTCGATCCCATCCCGCTGCTGTTGCGCGACGGCGTGCTGTCGCTAGCCGTGCCCGCCGAGCCGATGGGGGCGTCGGCATGA
- a CDS encoding hydrogenase maturation nickel metallochaperone HypA, with product MHELSLCEAIAGVVRPYADGRHVDVVRVRIGALRQVVPESLSFCWTLVRDYEDMPEAELELEFVTAEVSCRGCGRESTITSQWSLLCAHCGSADVKVLRGDEFLVTSLDVS from the coding sequence GTGCATGAGTTGTCGCTGTGTGAGGCGATCGCCGGAGTGGTCCGGCCGTATGCCGACGGTCGGCACGTGGACGTGGTGCGCGTCCGGATCGGCGCGCTGCGGCAGGTTGTTCCCGAGTCGCTGTCATTTTGCTGGACGCTCGTCCGCGACTACGAGGACATGCCCGAAGCGGAGTTGGAGCTCGAATTCGTCACCGCCGAGGTGAGCTGCCGCGGCTGCGGGCGAGAGTCGACGATCACGTCGCAATGGTCGTTGCTGTGTGCGCACTGCGGCAGCGCTGACGTCAAGGTGCTGCGCGGCGACGAGTTTCTGGTGACGTCGTTGGATGTCTCGTGA
- a CDS encoding DUF6084 family protein — protein MTTGPGTSFTVIDVTPEPYAVTPTLTARIGVSVAGDEPVHAIALRCQIRIDPLRRGYSDDEAAALTDLFGPRERWATTQHTFLWQHCAAMVPGFTDTTEAVLRLECTYDFEVTAAKYLHALRSGSIPLQFLFNGTIFTAGQHGFSVQQIPWDCEDRYDMAVSVWRDLIGQHYPNSGWLRLGHDTLAALSAYKSARGHLGLDDAVTELLAQAREEVR, from the coding sequence ATGACGACTGGCCCAGGCACCTCTTTCACCGTCATCGACGTGACGCCCGAGCCGTATGCCGTCACCCCGACGCTGACCGCACGCATCGGCGTCTCGGTAGCCGGCGACGAGCCGGTGCATGCGATCGCCTTACGCTGCCAGATTCGCATCGACCCGTTGCGACGCGGCTATTCCGACGACGAGGCCGCTGCATTGACCGATCTGTTCGGGCCGCGGGAACGCTGGGCAACCACGCAGCACACGTTTCTCTGGCAGCATTGCGCGGCGATGGTCCCGGGCTTCACCGACACCACCGAGGCCGTGCTGCGGTTGGAGTGCACCTACGACTTCGAGGTCACGGCGGCCAAGTATCTGCACGCGTTGCGGTCCGGGTCGATCCCACTCCAGTTCTTGTTCAACGGAACGATTTTCACGGCGGGCCAGCACGGATTCTCGGTCCAGCAGATACCGTGGGACTGCGAGGACCGCTACGACATGGCGGTGTCGGTGTGGCGGGATCTGATCGGCCAGCACTACCCGAACAGCGGCTGGCTGCGGTTGGGCCACGACACCCTGGCCGCACTGAGCGCTTATAAATCCGCCCGCGGACACCTGGGTCTCGACGACGCTGTGACGGAGCTGCTGGCCCAGGCTCGCGAGGAGGTTCGATGA
- a CDS encoding nickel-dependent hydrogenase large subunit, which translates to MTTIIPQPSHAKREPGQLVEMAWDPITRIVGSLGIYTKIDFENREVVECHSTSSIFRGYSIFMKGKDPRDAHFITSRICGICGDNHATCSCYAQNMAYGVKPPHLGEWIVNLGEAAEYMFDHNIFQENLVGVDFCEKMVAETNPGVLAKAENTAAPHAGEHGYKTIADIMRSLNPFSGEFYREALAVSRWTREMFCLMEGRHVHPSTLYPGGVGTVATIQLMTDYMTRLMRYVEFMKKVVPMHDDLFDFFYEALPGYEKVGLRRTLLGCWGSFQDPDVCNFEYKDMERWGNAMFVTPGVVVDGKLVTHSLVDINLGIRILLGSSYYDDWTEQEMFVKTDPLGNPVDRRHPWNQHTNPHPQKREMDGGKYSWVMSPRWFDGKDHLALDTGGGPLARLWSTALAGLVDIGYVKATGHSVQINLPKTVLKGPVEFEWKIPEHGSNTIERDRARTYFQAYAAACALHFAEKALAEIRAGRTKTWEKFDVPKDGIGCGFTEAVRGVLSHHMVIRDGKIANYHPYPPTPWNANPRDSFGTPGPYEDAVQGQPIFEENDREHFKGIDIMRTVRSFDPCLPCGVHMYLGKGKTLERLHSPTQAATGE; encoded by the coding sequence ATGACAACGATCATCCCCCAGCCGTCTCACGCGAAGCGCGAGCCCGGCCAATTAGTCGAAATGGCCTGGGATCCGATTACCCGGATCGTGGGCAGCCTCGGCATCTACACCAAGATCGACTTCGAAAACCGCGAGGTGGTCGAGTGTCACAGCACGTCGTCGATCTTCCGCGGCTACTCGATTTTCATGAAGGGCAAAGATCCGCGCGACGCGCACTTCATCACCAGCCGAATCTGCGGTATTTGCGGAGACAATCACGCCACCTGTTCGTGCTATGCGCAGAACATGGCTTACGGGGTCAAACCGCCGCATCTGGGTGAATGGATTGTCAACCTCGGCGAAGCCGCGGAATACATGTTCGACCACAACATCTTTCAGGAGAACCTGGTCGGCGTGGACTTCTGCGAGAAGATGGTCGCCGAGACCAATCCGGGTGTGCTGGCCAAAGCCGAGAACACCGCTGCCCCGCACGCCGGCGAACACGGGTACAAGACCATCGCCGACATCATGCGATCGCTGAACCCGTTCAGCGGGGAGTTCTATCGTGAGGCGCTCGCAGTCAGCCGGTGGACGCGAGAGATGTTCTGTCTCATGGAAGGTCGCCACGTACACCCGTCCACGCTGTACCCCGGCGGGGTCGGCACCGTCGCGACCATTCAGCTGATGACCGACTACATGACGCGGCTGATGCGCTACGTCGAGTTCATGAAGAAGGTCGTGCCCATGCACGACGATCTCTTCGACTTCTTCTACGAGGCGCTGCCCGGCTACGAGAAGGTCGGCCTGCGCCGCACGCTGCTCGGCTGCTGGGGTTCGTTCCAAGACCCCGACGTGTGCAACTTCGAGTACAAGGACATGGAGCGCTGGGGTAACGCCATGTTCGTCACCCCGGGCGTGGTCGTCGACGGCAAGCTCGTCACCCATTCGCTGGTCGACATCAACCTCGGCATCCGGATCCTTTTGGGTAGTTCGTATTACGACGACTGGACCGAGCAGGAGATGTTCGTCAAGACCGATCCGCTGGGTAATCCGGTGGACCGGCGGCATCCATGGAACCAGCACACCAACCCCCATCCGCAGAAGCGGGAAATGGACGGCGGCAAGTACAGCTGGGTGATGTCGCCGCGCTGGTTCGACGGCAAGGATCACCTGGCCCTGGACACCGGCGGCGGGCCGCTGGCCCGGCTGTGGTCGACCGCGTTGGCAGGCCTGGTCGACATCGGCTACGTCAAGGCGACCGGCCATTCGGTGCAGATCAACCTGCCCAAGACCGTGCTCAAGGGGCCGGTCGAATTCGAGTGGAAGATTCCCGAGCACGGCAGCAACACGATCGAGCGTGACCGGGCCAGGACGTACTTCCAGGCCTACGCCGCCGCATGCGCACTGCACTTCGCCGAGAAAGCGTTGGCGGAGATCCGCGCCGGGCGTACCAAGACGTGGGAGAAGTTCGACGTACCCAAGGACGGTATCGGGTGCGGATTCACCGAGGCTGTGCGCGGAGTGCTGAGCCACCACATGGTCATCCGGGACGGCAAGATCGCCAACTACCACCCGTACCCGCCTACCCCGTGGAATGCCAACCCGCGCGACAGCTTTGGCACGCCGGGACCGTACGAGGACGCGGTGCAGGGGCAGCCGATCTTCGAGGAGAACGACCGGGAACACTTCAAGGGCATCGACATCATGCGCACGGTGCGCAGCTTCGACCCCTGTCTGCCCTGTGGTGTGCACATGTATCTGGGCAAGGGCAAAACGCTGGAACGGCTGCATTCACCGACGCAAGCGGCAACCGGGGAGTGA
- the mtr gene encoding mycothione reductase, producing the protein MESYDLAIIGTGSGNSILDDRYAKKRVAICEQGTFGGTCLNVGCIPTKMFVYAAEVAETVRNAARYGIDAHIDRVRWDDIVSRVFGRIDPIAIGGEDYRRAQPNVDVYDRHTRFAAVQDDGRYLLRTDDGDEFTAEKVVIAAGARPVIPPAILDCGVRYYTSNDIMRLPELPKHLVIVGGGFVACEFAHIFSSLGVRITMVIRGGSLLRHLDDTLSRRFTRIASSKWEVRSHRNILGSHENRSGIVLELDDGSELQADAVLVATGRRSNGDQLDAEKAGIELDDRQVVVDEYQRTTARNVFALGDVSSPYELKHVANHEARVVQRNLLCDWDDTETMVATDHRYVPAAVFTDPQIAYIGLTENEAVAQGFDVSCKIQDYADVAYGWATEDTTGIVKLVADTATGRLLGAHIMGQQASSIIQPLIQAMTFGLPAAEIARGQYWIHPALPEVVENALLGLSD; encoded by the coding sequence ATGGAAAGCTACGACCTCGCGATCATCGGAACCGGTTCCGGCAACAGCATTCTCGATGACCGCTACGCGAAGAAGCGAGTGGCGATCTGCGAGCAGGGAACCTTCGGCGGGACGTGTCTCAACGTCGGCTGCATTCCGACCAAGATGTTCGTCTACGCCGCCGAAGTCGCCGAAACGGTCCGCAACGCAGCGCGGTACGGCATCGACGCGCACATCGACCGGGTGCGCTGGGACGACATCGTCTCGCGTGTGTTCGGCCGCATCGACCCGATCGCGATCGGCGGTGAGGATTACCGGCGCGCCCAACCCAACGTCGACGTCTACGACCGGCACACCCGGTTCGCCGCGGTACAGGACGACGGCCGCTATCTGCTGCGCACCGACGACGGTGACGAATTCACCGCTGAAAAGGTGGTGATCGCCGCGGGCGCGCGGCCGGTGATTCCGCCCGCAATCCTGGATTGCGGCGTGCGCTACTACACCAGCAACGACATCATGCGACTGCCGGAACTGCCGAAACACCTGGTGATCGTCGGCGGCGGCTTCGTGGCATGCGAATTCGCGCACATCTTCTCCTCGCTCGGTGTGCGGATCACGATGGTCATCCGCGGCGGCTCGCTGCTACGCCACTTGGACGACACCCTGTCGCGGCGGTTCACCCGTATCGCGTCGAGCAAATGGGAAGTGCGCAGCCACCGCAACATCCTCGGCTCACACGAGAACCGCTCCGGCATCGTGCTGGAACTCGACGACGGCTCGGAACTGCAGGCCGACGCCGTGCTGGTGGCCACCGGTCGACGCTCCAACGGCGATCAGCTGGATGCCGAAAAAGCCGGTATCGAGCTCGACGACCGGCAGGTCGTCGTCGACGAGTACCAACGAACCACCGCCCGAAACGTATTCGCACTCGGCGATGTGTCGTCGCCCTACGAGCTCAAGCACGTCGCGAATCACGAAGCGCGAGTAGTACAGCGGAATCTGCTGTGCGATTGGGACGACACCGAAACGATGGTGGCCACCGATCACCGCTACGTGCCCGCTGCGGTGTTCACCGATCCGCAGATCGCCTACATCGGGTTGACCGAGAACGAGGCTGTCGCACAGGGTTTCGATGTGTCCTGCAAGATTCAGGACTACGCCGACGTCGCCTACGGCTGGGCCACCGAAGACACCACCGGCATCGTCAAACTCGTCGCGGACACCGCGACCGGCCGACTGCTCGGCGCGCACATCATGGGACAGCAGGCCTCGTCGATCATTCAGCCGTTGATTCAGGCGATGACCTTTGGCCTGCCCGCGGCGGAGATTGCGCGCGGCCAGTACTGGATCCACCCGGCGCTGCCGGAAGTCGTCGAAAACGCTTTGCTGGGATTGTCTGACTGA
- a CDS encoding DUF6893 family small protein — protein sequence MEVVGWVFIGILAMITLAGVVVGLISLPDARRYLKIRHM from the coding sequence ATGGAGGTCGTAGGATGGGTGTTCATCGGCATCTTGGCGATGATCACACTGGCCGGAGTCGTGGTAGGGCTGATATCCCTCCCAGATGCACGGCGGTATCTCAAGATCCGGCACATGTAA
- a CDS encoding hydrogenase maturation protease produces the protein MRILVAGIGNIFLGDDGFGSEVVRHVPVQQDNSGVRVVDYGIAGMHLAYDLLDDWDALVIVDAIPSRGNPGALHIFEADHESDSTTATLDCHSMDPAAVFASLRALGGTPPYTVVVGCEAGSVDEDIGLTEAVARAVPRAVHAVTEVIAGLRSRSPAVERQG, from the coding sequence GTGCGCATCCTGGTAGCCGGCATCGGCAATATCTTCCTCGGCGACGACGGGTTCGGCTCCGAGGTGGTCCGGCACGTCCCGGTCCAGCAGGACAATTCGGGCGTGCGGGTTGTCGACTACGGCATTGCGGGCATGCATCTGGCTTACGACTTGCTCGACGACTGGGACGCGCTGGTCATCGTCGACGCCATACCCAGCCGGGGCAACCCGGGCGCACTGCACATTTTCGAGGCCGACCACGAATCAGATTCGACGACTGCCACTCTGGACTGTCACAGCATGGACCCCGCCGCGGTGTTCGCCAGCCTGCGGGCACTGGGTGGCACACCGCCCTACACGGTGGTCGTCGGCTGCGAGGCCGGCAGCGTCGACGAGGACATCGGACTCACCGAGGCCGTCGCGCGCGCCGTGCCACGGGCCGTCCACGCGGTCACGGAGGTCATCGCGGGCTTGCGGTCACGATCGCCAGCGGTCGAACGGCAGGGCTGA